One stretch of Schlesneria sp. DSM 10557 DNA includes these proteins:
- a CDS encoding Fic family protein, producing the protein MRRSTALANPTTHVQLIDDPNEVAFLEAQNGLRQFDEVLRLIRESNWRFNLTPELVKDLQWFATKGIWSSAGRFRQHPVSITNTPHSPPPPEDVPQLVYEMCEYANSKIDSPFHVSAYLMWRLNWIHPFGDGNGRTSRAVSYLALSIGLQTELPGSPTVPELIVGAKQPYYAALDAADAAWQRGDVDVSEMESLLNRLLEQQLRSIKR; encoded by the coding sequence GTGAGACGAAGCACTGCACTGGCCAATCCGACAACGCATGTTCAGTTGATTGACGATCCAAATGAAGTCGCGTTTCTTGAAGCTCAGAATGGACTTCGTCAATTTGACGAAGTCCTTCGTCTGATTAGAGAATCAAACTGGCGGTTCAATTTAACGCCTGAGCTTGTTAAAGATCTTCAATGGTTTGCAACAAAGGGAATCTGGTCATCTGCTGGACGTTTTCGACAGCATCCTGTCTCAATCACCAATACGCCGCATTCGCCGCCTCCTCCGGAGGACGTTCCGCAACTCGTGTATGAAATGTGCGAATACGCGAACTCAAAGATTGATTCTCCTTTTCACGTTTCCGCGTATTTGATGTGGCGACTGAACTGGATCCATCCGTTCGGTGACGGGAATGGAAGAACATCGAGAGCGGTGTCCTATTTGGCGCTTTCCATTGGGCTTCAAACCGAGCTGCCAGGCTCTCCCACCGTCCCCGAGCTTATTGTTGGAGCAAAGCAACCCTACTACGCAGCGCTGGATGCAGCAGATGCCGCATGGCAACGAGGAGACGTGGACGTAAGCGAAATGGAGTCCCTGTTGAATCGATTACTCGAACAGCAGTTGCGATCGATCAAGCGGTAG
- a CDS encoding tyrosine-type recombinase/integrase encodes MTGNRPLFCGALLVDKRAWVHQLKKQVEAKGAEKASWYVSHYDPEGILRTKSCGPGKIGKTAANKLADTIHSQLVTGTYKPKGKTTWKAFRARYMEKVASRFEAMSQSAICQSLDAFERVAKPVLVASITTEFVDKFIANRLKDPGLDGEKLSPATVNKDLRYIRLVMNIAEEWGMITKKPKIRFLKQPKKIPTYIPPDHFAAIFQACKDAKIPSDIPNVNAPDWWKALLVTGYMTGWRIGQLLSLRWEDIDLKERTITIQAEVVGNKGKREERIPLHPVVAAQLELVSGSFDTHVFPWNKNRRELWPTFQAIQAAATLADGTPLPKGGKGGKWYGFHDIRRGFATMNGDEMDLFQLQALMQHKSLETTKGYVNMARRLKKPVDNLFVPPNLRSGETG; translated from the coding sequence GTGACGGGAAATCGTCCACTGTTTTGCGGGGCACTGCTCGTGGATAAACGGGCTTGGGTTCATCAACTGAAGAAACAGGTTGAGGCAAAGGGTGCGGAGAAGGCATCCTGGTACGTCTCCCACTACGACCCGGAGGGAATTCTACGTACGAAGTCCTGCGGGCCTGGCAAGATCGGAAAGACGGCCGCGAACAAGCTGGCCGACACGATCCATTCCCAGCTGGTGACGGGAACGTACAAGCCAAAAGGGAAAACGACCTGGAAGGCGTTTCGGGCTCGGTACATGGAGAAAGTGGCGTCACGATTCGAGGCGATGTCTCAATCCGCTATTTGTCAGTCTCTGGACGCATTCGAGCGTGTGGCCAAGCCGGTATTGGTTGCGTCCATCACGACGGAGTTCGTCGACAAGTTCATTGCGAACCGTTTGAAAGATCCGGGGCTGGACGGTGAGAAGCTCTCACCCGCCACCGTGAATAAGGATCTGCGATACATTCGCCTGGTGATGAATATCGCCGAGGAATGGGGGATGATCACCAAGAAACCAAAGATCCGATTCCTGAAGCAACCGAAGAAGATTCCAACCTACATTCCTCCTGACCACTTCGCAGCGATCTTTCAGGCATGTAAGGACGCGAAGATTCCCAGCGACATTCCTAATGTGAACGCACCGGATTGGTGGAAAGCCTTGCTGGTGACGGGCTACATGACGGGCTGGCGCATCGGTCAATTACTCTCGCTGAGATGGGAGGATATCGACCTTAAGGAACGGACGATCACAATTCAGGCGGAGGTGGTCGGAAACAAAGGGAAGCGTGAGGAGAGAATCCCACTTCACCCCGTGGTCGCGGCGCAATTAGAACTCGTGTCGGGGTCGTTCGATACTCACGTCTTCCCGTGGAACAAGAATCGACGGGAGCTGTGGCCGACGTTCCAAGCGATTCAGGCGGCGGCAACCCTGGCAGACGGAACGCCACTCCCGAAAGGGGGGAAGGGCGGCAAGTGGTACGGATTCCACGACATCAGGCGAGGGTTCGCCACGATGAACGGCGATGAAATGGACCTGTTCCAGTTGCAGGCACTGATGCAGCACAAGTCGCTAGAAACGACCAAAGGTTACGTGAACATGGCGAGGCGGTTGAAAAAGCCAGTGGACAACCTTTTCGTCCCGCCCAATCTCAGGTCGGGCGAGACCGGCTGA